The Cupriavidus necator N-1 DNA window TGCGGCCGATCAGGCGCTTGACCGCGTACAGCGTGTTGCGCGGATTGGTGACGGCCTGGCGCTTGGCCGGCGCGCCGACCAGGATTTCGCCGTCTTCCATGTAGGCGATGATCGACGGGGTGGTGCGGGCACCCTCCGAGTTTTCGATGACCTTGGGGGTGTTGCCTTCCAGGATCGCGACGCAGCTATTGGTGGTACCGAGGTCGATACCGATGATCTTACCCATTATTCTCTCCTCTTGAGCCAGCGCTATCCGCGCGGCTGCAATTCAACCTGAGGCCGAAATGTGGCCGTCCGGGGGCTTTTCAAGGGCATAACCGGCAAATCCGAGTAATTTTCTCGGTTTATGCACGCTTTCAACGGCATCCGCCGCCGCAGGTTAAGCCGGCGGCGCGGCGCGGTCGCCGAAAGTGGCTTATTCCATACCTCCTGGCGCGTCGCGGTCGCGCTGCCACAGCACGTCCGAACCGCCCCCGGCCCGGTTCAGCACCCGCGCCAGCACGAACATCAGGTCCGACAGCCGGTTCAGGTACTGGCGCGGGGCCTCGTTCAGCGGCTCGGCCGCGCCCAGCGCCACCAGCGCGCGTTCGGCACGGCGGCACACGGTGCGGCAGACATGGGCCTGCGCCGCGGCGCGGCTGCCGCCCGGCAGGATGAATTCGGCCAGCCGCGGCAGGTTGGCGTTGTAGTCGGCCAGCCAGGTGTCGAGCTGCGCCACTTGCTCAGGCTTGAGCAGGGTGTAGCCCGGGATGGACAGCTCGCCACCCAGGTCGAACAGGTCGTGCTGAATATGCAGCAGCGCGGCGCGCACGTCGTCCGGCAGGGCCTCGGTCAGCAGCACGCCGACGTGGCAGTTGAGTTCGTCGACGTCGCCGATGGCGGCGATGCGCAGGCTGTCCTTGCCGGTGCGGCTGCCGTCGCCCAGGCCGGTGGTGCCGGCGTCGCCGGTGCGGGTGGCAATCTTGGACAGGCGGTTGCCCATGCCGGTCTCCTCGTAAGCGTGTGGTAGTCGTGGTCCGCCCTGCAACGCGGGGCGCCAGGGGGAAAGACGCATTATCGCGCCGGACCGCCTCGGCGGGCGAAGCTCTTGTGTCCCGGCGCTGGCTGTGCGGCTATCGGCCAGTACCAGCCGGCCACCGACCGCCGCGGCGCCCCGCCAGGGTGCATGAGCCGCCGCGCGGCGTAGAATGCCGGTAGCCCTTATTCATCGTCCATTCGATCACCGGGTCGCGCCCCTGCCGGCCAGACCGGAGCTTGCTCCGGAGCGCCGCCGCCGGCACCAACGTCGCGCCGACCCGCCGGAGACCCGCATGAACCACCCCACGCCGCCCGCCACGCTCGCCCGCCGTCCGCTGCCGCCCGCCTTCAGCGACGCCCTGGCGGCTCGCTTTGGCGACCGCTTCACCACCTCCGCCGGCGTGTGCGAACACCACGGCCGCGACGAATCCCCGTTCCCGCCGGCCGTGCCCGACGCCGTGGTCTTCGCCCACAGCACCGAGGAAGTGGCCGAGGTGGCGCGCCTGTGCAACCAGCATGGCGTGCCACTGATCCCGTACGGCGCCGGCTCATCGCTGGAAGGCCATCTGCTGGCCGTGGCAGGCGGCATCAGCCTGGACCTGTCGCAGATGAACCGCGTGCTGGCGGTGCAGCCCGAGGACCTGACCGTGACCGTGCAGCCCGGCGTCACGCGCAAGCAGCTGAACCAGGAAATCAAGGACACCGGCCTGTTCTTCCCGATCGACCCGGGCGCCGATGCCTCGCTGGGCGGCATGTGCGCCACGCGCGCCTCCGGGACCAACGCGGTGCGCTACGGCACCATGCGCGAGAACGTGCTGGCGCTGACGGTGGTGACCGCCGACGGCCGCGTGGTCCGCACCGGCACGCAGGCGCGCAAGTCGGCGGCGGGCTATGACCTGACCCGGCTCTTTATCGGCAGCGAAGGCACGCTCGGCATCATCACCGAGGTGACGGTGCGGCTCTACCCGCAGCCGGAAGCGATCTCCGCCGCGGTGTGCGCCTTCCCCAGCATGGGCAGCGCGGTGCAGGCCGTGATCCAGACCATCCAGCTGGGCGTGCCGGTGGCGCGCGTGGAGTTTGTCGATGCGCTGGCGATCCGCGCCATCAACCGCCACGACAACCTGACCCTGCCCGAGACCCCCCACCTGTTCTTCGAATTCCACGGCACCGAGGCCGGCGTGCGTGAGCAGGCCGAGACCGTGCAGCAGATCACCGCCGAGCACGGCGGCCAGGGCTTCGAATGGGCCACGCGCCCGGAGGACCGCAGCCGGCTGTGGAACGCACGCCATACCGCGTACTTCGCCATGCTGCAGCTCAAGCCGGGCTGCAAGTCGGTGACTACCGACGTGTGCGTGCCGATCTCGCGCCTGGCCGACTGCGTTACCGAGACCGAGAAGGACCTGAACGCCTCGGCGCTGCCCTGCCCCATCGTCGGCCATGTCGGCGACGGCAACTTCCACGTGGCGATCCTGGTCGACCCCGGCAAGCCCGAAGAGATGGCCGAGGCCGAGGCCATCAACCAGCGCATCGTCGAACGCGCGCTGGCGATGGGCGGCACCTGCACCGGCGAGCACGGCGTCGGCCTGCACAAGCAGCGCTTCCTGGTGGAAGAACACGGCGAGGACGCGCTCGACCTGATGCGCGCGATCAAGGACGCGCTGGACCCCAACCACATCCTGAACCCGGGCAAGATCTTCAGCGCCACGCGCGCGGGCACGCAGTAAGGCGTACCGGGCAGATGGCCCCCATGTTCAACCGCGTCCCGCCGCTGCACCTGCTGATCGCCTTCGAGGCCGCGGCGCGCCTGGGCAGCTTCGCGCGCGCGGCCGAAGAGCTGTCGGTCACGCCCAGCGCGGTCTCGCACCGCATCAAGAACCTCGAGGAGCTGTGGGGCGAAGACCTGTTCGTGCGCGCCAACGCCGCGCTGCGGCTGACCGCCGCCGGCACGCGCTACCTGCGCAACGTGCAGGACGCGCTCAAGTCGCTCAACGAGCTGGCGCGGCCCGAGTACAACAAGCTGCGCACCCGGCTGCGGGTGGCGATCCCGCCCACCTTCGGGCGCCAGCACCTGGTGCCGCGCCTGCCTGAATTCGGCGCGCTGTATCCGCATATCGACCTCGAGCTGCACCTGGCAATCCCATTCCTGGACGTCAAGGCCGAGGACACCGATGTCGAGATCCGCTACGGCACCGGCCGCTACCCCGACCTGAAGACCACCCGGCTGCTGGTCGAGCCGGTGTTCCCGGCGTGCGGCCGCGAATACTACGAGCGCGTCAACGGCCGCGCCATCACCAAGCCCGAGCACCTGCACGGCCTGGTGCTGCTGCGCAGCCCGCTGGAGCCGTGGAAGCCGTGGTTCGAGACTGCCGGGCTGGACTGGGCCGAGCCGCAGACCGGGCCGCAGTTCAATGACATCGGCCTGATGCTGGAGGCGATCGCGTCCAACCAGGGCGTGGCGCTGGTGCGCCAGCGCATGGCGCGGCACTGGCTGTCGCTGGGGCAGATGGTGCGGCTGCTGGATGTGGAATCGGTCTCGCCGCACGGCTACTACATCGTCGAGCGCGAACAGGCTCCGCTCAAGCCCGAGGCGCGCTATTTCGTCGACTGGCTGCTGAGCCTGGACTGGTAGGAGACCGACCCCATGGAAATCCGTTTGCTGACCCCCGCCGATGCCGCCGCCTTCCAGGCGCTGCGGCTGCAAGGCCTGGCCGAAGCGCCGGAGGCCTTCGCTTCCAGCCTGGAGGAGGAACAGGACCGGCCGCTGGAAGTCGTCGCCGCGCGCCTGGCCGCGACCGAGGGCAAGGCCGTGTTCGGCGCCTTCGTTGACGGCACCGATGACACCGCGCTGGCCGGGGTGGTCGGGGTGATGCGCGAGGAAAACGCCAAGCACCGGCACAAGGCCTTTATCTGGGGCATGTACGTGGCCCCGGGCTGGCGCGACCGCAAGCTCGGCCGCGCGCTGATGGAGCGGGCCATGGAACAGGCCGCCGCCATGCCGGGCGTGCGCCAGGTGACGCTGTGCGTCAATGCCGGCAGCGCGGGCGCGGTGCAGCTGTATGAGTCGCTCGGCTTCGTGCGCACGGGGCTGGAGCCGGATGCGCTGTACGTCGCGCCGCACTTCCACGACAAGCTCGATATGGTCTGCTTCCTGCCGCAGCCGCCGGCACGCTGAGTCCGGACGGGCCGCCTTCCCTGCACCCGCGCCGCGGTGTACGCTGGACTTGCGTCCCATGCCAGGCGTGATTTCCCGCGCAGCCATGATGAGCATTTTTGATCGGCCTGCCATGCGGAATTCACGTCTCCCATGGTGCCCGCGCCAGGTGCCCTGCGCTATAGTCACCCGTCCCCGCGGCAGGCCCTGCATTGCCGCGACCGGCAGGCCGCGCACCGGCCGCCATCCAGGAGGCCCCAGAGGAGTCGTTCATGAATGCCCCGCACGAAGCCCAAACCATCGCCCCCGACGGCGCCCATGCCACGGCCGAAGGCCGCCGCAGCGCGCTGCTGGCCGGCCTGGCGCAGATCCTGCCGGATGCCGCGCTGCTGTGGAAGCCGGAAGACACCGTCCCCTATGAATGCGACGGCCTGGCCGCGTACCGCCAGGTGCCGATGGCCGTGGCCCTGCCCGACACTGAAGAACAGGTCTGCGCGATCCTGCGCTTGTGCCACAAGCTGGGCGTGCCGGTGGTGCCGCGCGGCGCCGGCACCAGCCTGTCGGGCGGCGCCATGCCAATCGCCGAGGGCCTGGTGCTGTCGCTGGCCAAGTTCAAGCGCATCCTGTCGGTCGATCCGTACTCGCGCACCGCGGTGGTCCAGCCGGGCGTGCGCAACCTGGCGATCTCCGACGCCGCCGCACCCCACAACCTGTACTACGCACCGGACCCGTCCTCGCAGATCGCCTGCACCATCGGCGGCAACGTCAGCGAGAACTCCGGCGGCGTGCACTGCCTGAAGTACGGCCTGACCGTGCACAACGTGCTGCGCGTGCGCGCGGTGACGATGGAGGGCGAGGTGGTGGTGTTCGGCTCCGAGGCCCCCGACTCGCCGGGCCTGGACCTGCTGGCCGTGCTGATCGGCTCCGAAGGCATGCTGGCCGTGGTCACCGAGGTCACGGTGCGCCTCATCCCCAAGCCGCAGCTGGCGCAGGTGATCATGGCCTGCTTCGACGATGTCGAGAAAGGCGGCAACGCCGTGGCCGACGTGATCGCCGCGGGCATCATCCCGGCGGGACTGGAGATGATGGACAAGCCCGCCACAGCGGCAGTGGAGGAATTCGTGCATGCGGGCTATGACCTCGATGCCGCCGCCATCCTGCTGTGCGAGTCCGACGGCACCCCGGAAGAAGTGGCCGAGGAAATCGAGCGCATGAGCGAAGTGCTGAAGGCTTCGGGCTGCACCCGCATCGTGGTCTCGCAGAACGAGGCCGAGCGGCTGCGCTTCTGGAGCGGCCGCAAGAACGCCTTCCCCGCCGCGGGCCGGATTTCGCCCGACTACTACTGCATGGACGGCACCATCCCGCGCAAGCACATCGGCACGCTGCTCAAGCGCATCGAGGAGATGGAGCGCAAGTACGGCCTGCGCTGCATCAACGTGTTCCATGCTGGCGACGGCAATATGCACCCGCTGATCCTGTTCGATGGCTCGGATCAGGACGAATGGCACCGCGCCGAGCTGTTCGGCGCCGACATTCTGGAAACCTGCGTCGAGCTGGGCGGCACCGTCACCGGCGAGCACGGCGTGGGCGTGGAGAAGCTCAACTCGATGTGCGTGCAGTTCTCGCCCGCCGAGCGCGACACCTTCTTCGGCGTCAAGGCCGCCTTCGACCCGGCGCGGCTGCTCAACCCGGACAAGGCCATCCCCACGCTGGCGCGCTGCGCGGAGTACGGCAAGATGCATGTGAAGCGCGGCCTGCTGCCGCACCCGGAACTGCCGCGCTTCTGAGCCACGCCATGTCCAGCCCACGCCGACGCCAGCAGCAGGAAGCGTTCATCCGCCAGCGCCTGGGCCAGCCCGAGACCGGCTGGCGCCAGCGCTGGTACACCATCATCTTCGAGGCCGATACCCGCGAAGGCCGGCTCTTCGATGTCGCGCTGCTGCTGGCCATTGTCGCCAGCGTGATGGTGGTGATGCTCGACAGCCTGCCCGCGGTGAACAACCGCCTCGGGCAGCTGTTCACCGTGCTGGAATGGATGTTCACGCTGTTCTTCACGGCCGAGTACATGATGCGCATCCTGGTGGTGCGCCGGCCGTGGCGCTATGTGTTCAGTTTCTACGGCATCATCGACTTCGTCTCGATCATGCCGACCTGGCTGGCTTTCTTCCTGCCCGAGCTGCATTTCCTGATCGATGTGCGCCTGTTGCGGCTGCTGCGCGTGTTCCGGATCCTGAAGCTGACCGTGTACTTCGAGGAAGCCGAGATCCTGTACCGCGCGCTGGTCAACAGCCGGCGCAAGATCTTCGTGTTCCTGGGCACGGTGTTCATCATCACGGTGATCCTGGGCACGGTGATGTACGTGGTGGAAGGTCCGCAGCACGGTTTCACCAGCATCCCGGTCAGCATGTACTGGGCGGTGGTGACGCTGACCACCACGGGCTTCGGCGACATGGTGCCCAAGACTCCGCTGGGGCAGTTCATCACCTCGCTGACCATCCTGCTGGGCTACGGCATCATCGCCTTCCCCACCGGCATCGTCGGCGCCGAGCTGGCCGCCAGCATCCTGAAGCGGCCGCTCACCACGCGCACCTGCACCCATTGCCTGACCGAGGGCCACGAACCCGACGCCGACTACTGCAAGCATTGCGGCAGCCAGCTGCCCGAATACCAGAACGACCGGCCGGAAGTGCCCGGCGGACCTGCCGGCTCCTGAGCCGGCCTTCCCTACCCCACGACGCATATGCAAGCCACCCTCGACGCCATCCGCGACGCCGTCAGGCAAGCCACCGAGACCCGCACCGCGCTGCGGCTGCGCGGCGGCGGCAGCAAGGACTTCTACGGCCAGCCCGCCGCGGGCCAGCTGCTGGACACGCGCGCCTATGCCGGCATCGTCGAATACGACCCGGCCGAGCTGGTGATCACCGCGCGCTGCGGCACGCCGCTGACCGAGATCGAGGCTGCGCTGGCCGAAAAGCGCCAGATGCTGGCCTTCGAGCCGCCCCATTTCGCACTGCCGGGCCAGCCCAGCACCGCGACGCTGGGCGGCGCCGTGGCCGCGGGATTGTCGGGCCCGCGCCGGCAGTCGGTGGGCGCGCTGCGCGACTTCATGCTGGGCGCGCAGCTGATGGACGGCCGCGGCGAGGTGATGGACTTCGGCGGCCAGGTGATGAAGAACGTGGCGGGCTATGACGTGTCGCGGCTGCTGGCGGGCTCGCTCGGCACGCTCGGGCTGATCCTGCAGGTATCGGTCAAGGTGCTGCCGGCACCGTTCGACGAGGCCACGCTGCGCTTCGAGCTGGCGCAGGCCGATGCCATCCGGCAACTGAACCAGTGGGGCGGCCAGCCGCTGCCGCTGGCGTCTTCGGCCTGGCACGCGGGCGTGCTGCATGTGCGCCTGGCCGGCGCCACCGCCGCGGTGCGTGCCGCGTGCGCCAGGCTGGGCGGCGAGCGCGTGGACGCTGCAGAAGCCGCGGCGCTGTGGCAAACGCTGCGCGAGCAGACCCACCCGTTCTTCGCCCCCGCCCAGGCGGGCCGCGCGCTGTGGCGCCTGGCGGTGCCCACCATCGCCGCGCCGCTGGAGCTGCCCGGTTCACAACTGATCGAATGGGGCGGCGGCCAGCGCTGGTGGCTGCCCGAGGACGGCACTGACAAGACCGATGCCGAAAGCGTGCGCGCCGTGGCGCAAGCCGCCGGCGGCCATGCCACGCTGTTCCGCAACGGCGACAAGTCAGTGGGCGTGTTCACGCCGCTGGCCACGCCGCTGGCCGCGATCCACCGCCGCCTGAAAGAGACCTTCGACCCGGCCGGCATCTTCAACCCGCAGCGCATGTACCCCGGGCTCTGATCCGGCAGGTCCAGACAACCCCAGGCACAACCTCCCCACACCATGCAAACGAACCTGGCCGATTTTCTTCGCAACACGCCCGAAGGCGAGGAAGCCAAATCCATCGTCGGCAATTGCGTGCATTGCGGCTTCTGCACCGCCACCTGCCCCACCTACCAGTTGCTCGGCGATGAGCTGGACGGCCCGCGCGGGCGCATCTACCTGATGAAGCAGGTGCTGGAAGGCCATGCCATCACCGAAAGCACGCGCCTGCATCTGGACCGTTGTCTGACCTGCCGCAACTGCGAATCGACCTGCCCGTCGGGCGTGCGCTACGGCCGCCTGGTCGATATCGGCCGCAAGCTGGTCGACGACAAGCTCGAGGCCGAAGGCGTGCGGCGCCCCGCCCGCGAGCGCATCGCGCGCTGGGTGCTGCGCGAGGGGCTGACGCGCCCGGCGCTGTTCGGCACGGCGCTGCGCCTGGGCCAGATGGTGCGGCCGCTGCTGCCGGGCACGCTGCGCAACAAGGTGCCGGCGCAGTCCAGCACCGCCGCGCCCGGCACGTGGCCGCGCAATGTGCATGCACGCAAGATGTTGTTGCTCGACGGCTGCGTGCAGCCGTCAATGTCGCCCAACATCAATGCCGCCACCGCGCGCGTGTTCGACCGTGTCGGCGTACAACTGCTGGTGGCGCGCGAAGCCGGCTGCTGCGGCGCGATCCGCTTCCACACCGGCGACCACGACGGCGGCCTCGACAATATGCGCCGCAATATCGACGCCTGGTGGCCGCATATCGAGGACGGCGCCGAAGCCATCGTGATGACCGCCTCGGGCTGCGGCGCGATGGTCAAGGACTACGGCCACCTGCTGCGCGACGATCCGAAGTACGCCGAGCGCGCCCGCCGCGTATCGGCGCTGACGCGCGACCTGTCCGAAGTCTTGCCGGACTTTGCCGACGAGCTGCACAGCCTGGCCGGCGCGGTCCCGCGCGACAACCGGCGCGTGGCTTACCACCCGCCCTGCACGCTGCAGCACGGCCAGCAGATCCGCGGCAAAGTCGAAGCGCTCTTGACCGGCCTCGGCGTCGAAGTCAAACTCTGCGCTGACAGCCACCTGTGCTGCGGCTCGGCAGGCACTTATTCGGTGTTGCAGCCGGAACTGGCCTACCGCCTGCGCGACGACAAGCTCGCCAAACTGCAGGCCACGCAGCCCGAAGCCATCGTCTCGGCCAATATCGGCTGCATCTCGCACCTGCAGAGCGGCACCGGCACCCCGGTGATGCACTGGATCGAACTGGTCGACAAGATGCTCGGCTAGCGCGGGCGGGCAGCATGGGCGGCAGCGCGCATCCTTCCGGACGCGCGCCGCGCACCTGCGACCAAAACGCCACGCCCCATGCTCCAGACCTTTGCAATCCTGTTGGTTTTCCAGTCCGTCGGTGAGGTGATCAGCTACGCGCTGACCCTGCCGGTGCCCGGCCCCGTGCTGGGCATGATCCTGCTGTTCGGCTGGCTCGTCTTCGACGACCGCCTGCTGCCCATCATCCAGGGCACCACATCTGAACTGCTCAAGCACCTGTCGCTGCTGTTCGTGCCGGCCGGCGTCGGCATCATGGTCCATGCCAACCGCATCGAGGGCGAATGGATGCCGATCCTGGTGGCGCTGGTGGTGTCCACCTGGCTGGCCATCGCCACCACCGCCGTGGTCACGCGCATGCTGATGCGCAAGCGCGCCGATGTCCCGCCCGCCGATGCGAAAGGAGAGCAGGCATGATGACGCCCCGCCTCAACGAGATCTGGGTCTACCTGGCCGCAAGCCCGCTGGTCGGGCTGACCGCTACGCTGCTGGCCTACGTCTTTGCCTTCCGCATCTATGAGCGTTCGCGCTTCTCGCCGCTGGCCAACCCGGTGATGATCGCGGTGGCGCTGCTGGTCACGGTGCTGACCGTCACCGGCACGCCCTACAAGACCTACTTCGACGGCGCGCAGTTCGTGCACTTCCTGCTGGGGCCGGCCACGGTGGCGCTGGCGGTGCCGCTGTACCTGCAACTGCCCAAGCTGCGCACCCATGTGTTCCCGCTGCTGGCAGGGCTGGTGGCGGGCTCGGTGGTGGCGGTGGTGTCGGCAGTGGGCATTGCCTGGCTGCTGGGCGCATCGCCCGAGACCGTGCGCTCGCTCGCGCCCAAGTCGGTGACGATCCCGATCGCCATGGGCGTGGCCGAGAAGATCGGCGGGCTGCCGTCGCTGACGGCGGTGCTGGTGATGGCCACCGGCATCATCGGCGCGATCAGCGCCACCAGCGTGCTGAACCTGCTGCGCATCCGCGACTACAGCGTGCGCGGCTTCGCCACCGGCGTGGCGGCGCACGGCATCGGCACCGCGCGGGCCTTCCAGGTCAACCAGGAAGCCGGCGCCTTTGCCGCGCTGGGCATGGGCCTGAACGGCGTGCTGACGGCGATCATGGTGCCGGTGATGGCGGCGTGGATGCCACACTGACACGCTCCTGACAGGACGCTGTCAGCAGCCCCCGCGCATGATGCGAACTCCTCACTCCCCTTCACTTGGAACCAAGGAGTCTGTCATGAGCAACCGTCTGATCAACTGGCTGGAAATCCCCGTCGTCGACATGAACCGCGCGGTCGGCTTCTACGAGCAGGTGTTCGATATCCAGCTGCGCCGCGAGACCATGAGCCAAGTCGACATGGCCGTGTTCCCCCACCCCGACCCGGGCGGCGCGCTGGTGGCCGGCGAAGGCTACCGCCCCAGCAACTACTACGGCGCGGTGCCATACCTGCATGCGCCGGAACTGGATGTGCTGCTGGAGCGCGCCGCGCGCGCCGGCGGCAAGACCGTGTTCGGGCCGCTGCGCCTGCCGGGCGAGATCGGCCGCATCGCCCATATCACCGACAGCGAAGGCAACCGCATCGGGCTGCACGAGCCCGTGGCCGGTTGACCCCGATGGCTAGCCACCCCCGATGAGCCGCCGCGCCGACCGCCTGTTCCAGATCGTGCAGGTGCTGCGCGGCCGCCGCCTGACCACGGCGGCGCTGCTGGCGCAGCGGCTCGGGGTGTCGGAACGCACCGTCTACCGTGATATCCAGGCGCTGTCGCTGTCAGGCGTGCCGGTCGAGGGCGAGGCCGGCATCGGCTACCGGCTGCGTGCCGACTTCGATGTCCCGCCGCTGATGTTCACCGCCATGGAAGTGGAAGCGCTGGTGGCCGGCCTGCGCCTCCTGAAAGCCTGGGGCGGCGGCGCGCTGGCCGCCGCGGCCGATCCCGCGCTGGAGAAACTGATGGCTGCGCTGCCGCCGCCGCGTCGGCTGGCTGCGCAGCAAAGCCGCGTGTTCGCGCCGGAATACGTCAACCAGGCGCATGTGCGCGAGGTCTTCGACGTGGTGCACGGCGCGCTGGGCGAGCAGAAATTGCTGCTGCTCGACTACTGCGACGTGCAGCAGCGCATCACCGAACGCGTGGTGATGCCGCTGGGCCTGTTCTTCTGGGGCAATGCCTGGCTGCTGGCGGCGTGGTGCACCACGCGCTCGGACTACCGCAGCTTCCGGCTGGACCGCTGCCGCGCCATCCGCATGCTGGACGACCATTTCCACGAAACGCCCGACCGCTCGCTCAACGGCTTTTTGCGCGCGGTGCGCGCCAGCGGCACCTAGTCCTGCTCAGGCAGCCGGGTCGGACAGCAGCTTCTCGATATCGGCGCGCAGCTCGTCGGGCTTGGTGGTCGGCGCATAGCGCTTGAACACCGTGCCGTCGCGGCGCAGCAGGAACTTGGTGAAGTTCCATTTGATGCCCTGGGTACCGAGCACGCCACGCTTTTCCGTGGTCAGCCACTGGTACAGCGGATGGGCGTCGGCGCCGTTCACGTCGACCTTGGCGAACATCGGGAAGCGCACCGCAAAGCGCGTTTCGCAGAACTGGCCGATCTGCTGCGCATCGCCCGGCTCCTGCTTGCCGAACTGGTTGCACGGGAAGCCCAGCACCTCCAGGCCGCGCCCGTGGTATTCGTCATAGAGCTTCTGCAGGCCCTCGTACTGCGGCGTGAACCCGCATTCGCTG harbors:
- a CDS encoding LysR substrate-binding domain-containing protein; translation: MAPMFNRVPPLHLLIAFEAAARLGSFARAAEELSVTPSAVSHRIKNLEELWGEDLFVRANAALRLTAAGTRYLRNVQDALKSLNELARPEYNKLRTRLRVAIPPTFGRQHLVPRLPEFGALYPHIDLELHLAIPFLDVKAEDTDVEIRYGTGRYPDLKTTRLLVEPVFPACGREYYERVNGRAITKPEHLHGLVLLRSPLEPWKPWFETAGLDWAEPQTGPQFNDIGLMLEAIASNQGVALVRQRMARHWLSLGQMVRLLDVESVSPHGYYIVEREQAPLKPEARYFVDWLLSLDW
- a CDS encoding VOC family protein — protein: MSNRLINWLEIPVVDMNRAVGFYEQVFDIQLRRETMSQVDMAVFPHPDPGGALVAGEGYRPSNYYGAVPYLHAPELDVLLERAARAGGKTVFGPLRLPGEIGRIAHITDSEGNRIGLHEPVAG
- a CDS encoding FAD-binding oxidoreductase, which translates into the protein MNHPTPPATLARRPLPPAFSDALAARFGDRFTTSAGVCEHHGRDESPFPPAVPDAVVFAHSTEEVAEVARLCNQHGVPLIPYGAGSSLEGHLLAVAGGISLDLSQMNRVLAVQPEDLTVTVQPGVTRKQLNQEIKDTGLFFPIDPGADASLGGMCATRASGTNAVRYGTMRENVLALTVVTADGRVVRTGTQARKSAAGYDLTRLFIGSEGTLGIITEVTVRLYPQPEAISAAVCAFPSMGSAVQAVIQTIQLGVPVARVEFVDALAIRAINRHDNLTLPETPHLFFEFHGTEAGVREQAETVQQITAEHGGQGFEWATRPEDRSRLWNARHTAYFAMLQLKPGCKSVTTDVCVPISRLADCVTETEKDLNASALPCPIVGHVGDGNFHVAILVDPGKPEEMAEAEAINQRIVERALAMGGTCTGEHGVGLHKQRFLVEEHGEDALDLMRAIKDALDPNHILNPGKIFSATRAGTQ
- a CDS encoding GNAT family N-acetyltransferase, translating into MEIRLLTPADAAAFQALRLQGLAEAPEAFASSLEEEQDRPLEVVAARLAATEGKAVFGAFVDGTDDTALAGVVGVMREENAKHRHKAFIWGMYVAPGWRDRKLGRALMERAMEQAAAMPGVRQVTLCVNAGSAGAVQLYESLGFVRTGLEPDALYVAPHFHDKLDMVCFLPQPPAR
- a CDS encoding ion transporter → MSSPRRRQQQEAFIRQRLGQPETGWRQRWYTIIFEADTREGRLFDVALLLAIVASVMVVMLDSLPAVNNRLGQLFTVLEWMFTLFFTAEYMMRILVVRRPWRYVFSFYGIIDFVSIMPTWLAFFLPELHFLIDVRLLRLLRVFRILKLTVYFEEAEILYRALVNSRRKIFVFLGTVFIITVILGTVMYVVEGPQHGFTSIPVSMYWAVVTLTTTGFGDMVPKTPLGQFITSLTILLGYGIIAFPTGIVGAELAASILKRPLTTRTCTHCLTEGHEPDADYCKHCGSQLPEYQNDRPEVPGGPAGS
- the glcF gene encoding glycolate oxidase subunit GlcF, whose protein sequence is MQTNLADFLRNTPEGEEAKSIVGNCVHCGFCTATCPTYQLLGDELDGPRGRIYLMKQVLEGHAITESTRLHLDRCLTCRNCESTCPSGVRYGRLVDIGRKLVDDKLEAEGVRRPARERIARWVLREGLTRPALFGTALRLGQMVRPLLPGTLRNKVPAQSSTAAPGTWPRNVHARKMLLLDGCVQPSMSPNINAATARVFDRVGVQLLVAREAGCCGAIRFHTGDHDGGLDNMRRNIDAWWPHIEDGAEAIVMTASGCGAMVKDYGHLLRDDPKYAERARRVSALTRDLSEVLPDFADELHSLAGAVPRDNRRVAYHPPCTLQHGQQIRGKVEALLTGLGVEVKLCADSHLCCGSAGTYSVLQPELAYRLRDDKLAKLQATQPEAIVSANIGCISHLQSGTGTPVMHWIELVDKMLG
- the glcE gene encoding glycolate oxidase subunit GlcE, giving the protein MQATLDAIRDAVRQATETRTALRLRGGGSKDFYGQPAAGQLLDTRAYAGIVEYDPAELVITARCGTPLTEIEAALAEKRQMLAFEPPHFALPGQPSTATLGGAVAAGLSGPRRQSVGALRDFMLGAQLMDGRGEVMDFGGQVMKNVAGYDVSRLLAGSLGTLGLILQVSVKVLPAPFDEATLRFELAQADAIRQLNQWGGQPLPLASSAWHAGVLHVRLAGATAAVRAACARLGGERVDAAEAAALWQTLREQTHPFFAPAQAGRALWRLAVPTIAAPLELPGSQLIEWGGGQRWWLPEDGTDKTDAESVRAVAQAAGGHATLFRNGDKSVGVFTPLATPLAAIHRRLKETFDPAGIFNPQRMYPGL
- a CDS encoding LrgB family protein, which produces MMTPRLNEIWVYLAASPLVGLTATLLAYVFAFRIYERSRFSPLANPVMIAVALLVTVLTVTGTPYKTYFDGAQFVHFLLGPATVALAVPLYLQLPKLRTHVFPLLAGLVAGSVVAVVSAVGIAWLLGASPETVRSLAPKSVTIPIAMGVAEKIGGLPSLTAVLVMATGIIGAISATSVLNLLRIRDYSVRGFATGVAAHGIGTARAFQVNQEAGAFAALGMGLNGVLTAIMVPVMAAWMPH
- a CDS encoding FAD-linked oxidase C-terminal domain-containing protein, whose product is MNAPHEAQTIAPDGAHATAEGRRSALLAGLAQILPDAALLWKPEDTVPYECDGLAAYRQVPMAVALPDTEEQVCAILRLCHKLGVPVVPRGAGTSLSGGAMPIAEGLVLSLAKFKRILSVDPYSRTAVVQPGVRNLAISDAAAPHNLYYAPDPSSQIACTIGGNVSENSGGVHCLKYGLTVHNVLRVRAVTMEGEVVVFGSEAPDSPGLDLLAVLIGSEGMLAVVTEVTVRLIPKPQLAQVIMACFDDVEKGGNAVADVIAAGIIPAGLEMMDKPATAAVEEFVHAGYDLDAAAILLCESDGTPEEVAEEIERMSEVLKASGCTRIVVSQNEAERLRFWSGRKNAFPAAGRISPDYYCMDGTIPRKHIGTLLKRIEEMERKYGLRCINVFHAGDGNMHPLILFDGSDQDEWHRAELFGADILETCVELGGTVTGEHGVGVEKLNSMCVQFSPAERDTFFGVKAAFDPARLLNPDKAIPTLARCAEYGKMHVKRGLLPHPELPRF
- a CDS encoding CidA/LrgA family protein; translated protein: MLQTFAILLVFQSVGEVISYALTLPVPGPVLGMILLFGWLVFDDRLLPIIQGTTSELLKHLSLLFVPAGVGIMVHANRIEGEWMPILVALVVSTWLAIATTAVVTRMLMRKRADVPPADAKGEQA
- a CDS encoding cob(I)yrinic acid a,c-diamide adenosyltransferase, encoding MGNRLSKIATRTGDAGTTGLGDGSRTGKDSLRIAAIGDVDELNCHVGVLLTEALPDDVRAALLHIQHDLFDLGGELSIPGYTLLKPEQVAQLDTWLADYNANLPRLAEFILPGGSRAAAQAHVCRTVCRRAERALVALGAAEPLNEAPRQYLNRLSDLMFVLARVLNRAGGGSDVLWQRDRDAPGGME